From Opisthocomus hoazin isolate bOpiHoa1 chromosome 10, bOpiHoa1.hap1, whole genome shotgun sequence, a single genomic window includes:
- the CLK3 gene encoding dual specificity protein kinase CLK3: MHHCKRYRSPEREGCLGPRWRRKRSRSGDCVGRLRCPPRRALPRRSRSRSHERMPYHRRYRRDSDAYRFEDRSPSFGEDYYSTRSRNWRRSRGREQHRPKKHQHYCRKRRTRSCSSASSRSQQSSKRSRSVEDDKEGHLVCRIGDWLQERYEIVGSLGEGTFGKVVECVDHARGKSQVALKIIKNVGKYREAARLEINVLKKIKEKDKENKFLCVLMSDWFNFHGHMCIAFELLGKNTFEFLKENNFQPYPLPQIRHMAYQLCHALRFLHDNQLTHTDLKPENILFVNSDFDTLYNEKKSCEEKSIRNTSIRVADFGSATFDHEHHTTIVATRHYRPPEVILELGWAQPCDVWSTGCILFEYYRGFTLFQTHENREHLVMMEKILGPIPSHMIHKTRKQKYFHNGNLVWDENTSDGRYVQENCKPLRTYMLHDSLEHAQLFDLMRRMLEFDPSHRITFSEALLHPFFAGLSAEERMLCGRGASRDLSR; the protein is encoded by the exons ATGCATCACTGTAAGCGGTACCGGTCCCCGGAGCGGGAGGGCTGCCTGGGCCCCCGCTGGAGGAGGAAGCGGTCTCGCAGCGGGGACTGCGTGGGGAGGCTGCGGTGCCCGCCCCGGAGGGCTCTGCCGCGGAGATCCCGGTCCAGGag CCACGAGAGGATGCCTTATCACAGGAGATACAGGCGGGACAGCGACGCCTACAGATTTGAAGACCGAAGCCCATCTTTCGGAGAGGACTATTACTCGACCCGCTCGCGGAACTGGCGGCGATCCagaggcagagagcagcaccGTCCGAAGAAGCATCAGCATTACTGCCGGAAACGCAGGACCAGGTCTTGTAGCAGTGCCTCCTCG AGAAGCCAACAGAGCAGTAAGCGCAGCAGGAGCGTGGAAGATGACAAGGAAGGCCACCTGGTGTGCAGGATCGGCGATTGGCTTCAAGAGCGAT ACGAAATCGTCGGCAGCCTTGGCGAAGGCACTTTTGGCAAAGTGGTGGAGTGTGTGGACCATGCCAG AGGCAAATCTCAGGTGGCGCTGAAAATCATAAAAAATGTTGGAAAATACCGAGAAGCAGCCAGGCTGGAAATTAACgtcctgaaaaaaatcaaagagaaggacaaggagaacAAATT CTTGTGTGTCCTGATGTCAGACTGGTTCAACTTTCACGGCCACATGTGCATCGCCTTTGAGCTTCTGGGCAAGAACACTTTTGAGTTCCTGAAGGAGAACAACTTCCAGCCGTACCCTCTCCCTCAGATCCGGCACATGGCCTACCAGCTCTGCCATGCCTTGAGAT TTTTACATGACAACCAGCTGACTCACACTGACCTCAAGCCAGAGAACATCTTGTTTGTCAACTCGGATTTTGATACTCTGTACAATGAGAAAAAG AGCTGCGAGGAGAAATCCATTCGGAACACAAGCATCCGCGTGGCAGACTTTGGAAGCGCCACCTTTGATCACGAGCACCACACCACCATCGTGGCCACCCGCCACTACCGTCCACCAGAAGTGATTCTGG AGCTCGGCTGGGCACAGCCATGCGATGTCTGGAGTACCGGCTGCATTCTGTTTGAGTATTACCGTGGCTTCACGCTCTTCCAG ACCCACGAGAATCGTGAGCATCTTGTCATGATGGAAAAGATCCTCGGGCCAATTCCATCTCACATGATCCACAAAACTCG gaagcaaaaatatttccacaACGGGAACCTGGTGTGGGATGAGAACACGTCCGATGGGAGATACGTCCAAGAGAACTGCAAGCCCCTGCGG ACGTACATGCTGCACGACTCGCTGGAGCACGCACAGCTCTTTGACTTGATGAGGAGGATGTTAGAATTCGACCCTTCCCACCGGATCACATTCTCGGAAGCCCTCCTGCATCCGTTCTTTGCTGGCCTCTCCGCAGAGGAAAGGATGCTGTGCGGTCGAGGCGCCAGCCGGGATCTGAGCAGATGA